A window of Thermus antranikianii DSM 12462 contains these coding sequences:
- a CDS encoding Uma2 family endonuclease — protein MTRHRISLEEFHRMVEAGVFPEDLRLELVEGELLEMSPIGKRHAAKVARLTALFSPLVPHKAILFVQNPLVVRDSELYPDLALLQPRSDFYEEGLPTAEDALLVVEVAETSFRYDLEVKVPLYAQGGVPEVWVVDLEGRRVLVHREPREGGYKEVRILEPRDTLAFMGVEIPLGELL, from the coding sequence ATGACCCGCCACCGGATCTCCCTGGAAGAATTCCACCGCATGGTGGAGGCCGGGGTTTTTCCCGAGGACCTAAGGCTGGAACTGGTGGAAGGAGAACTTCTGGAAATGAGCCCCATTGGAAAACGCCACGCCGCCAAAGTGGCCAGGCTCACCGCCCTCTTTAGCCCCCTCGTGCCCCACAAGGCCATCCTCTTCGTGCAAAACCCCCTGGTGGTGCGGGACTCGGAGCTCTACCCCGATCTCGCCCTCCTGCAACCCCGGTCCGACTTCTACGAGGAGGGGTTACCCACGGCAGAAGACGCATTATTGGTGGTGGAAGTGGCGGAAACCTCCTTCCGCTACGACCTGGAGGTGAAGGTCCCCCTTTACGCCCAAGGGGGCGTGCCCGAGGTCTGGGTGGTGGACCTGGAAGGCAGGCGGGTTCTGGTGCATAGGGAGCCCAGGGAGGGAGGCTATAAGGAGGTCAGAATCCTGGAACCCAGGGACACCCTGGCCTTTATGGGGGTAGAAATCCCCCTGGGAGAACTCCTATGA